The genomic region TTGCTTGGTCCGAAGATCTTTTCGCAGAACAGTCCGTCTTTTTCTGGTTTTAAAGTTCTATAGTTGATGGTCTCTGGTTTGGTAACTTCTCCTTTTGACCATTCCAGAATCTTTTCAGGTGATGCCAAACCGATCTTGATCGCATCAAAAGTCATTGGCTGATAAGTTTGTTCCTTATTATTTTCTGGCATACTTTGGACCCCTTCCTATTCATCGTCAGATGAATCGCCGAAATCATAGTCATCATTTTCTTCAAAGTTCATATCGAAATCATCGTCTGATTCTGGTTCTTCTTCTACATCAACCAGTTCTTCACCCTGGAATTCCTGTTTGCTGTATCCGTGTTTACCAAAGTCTTCGTCATCATCATTACGATATCTTCTGTCTCCCTCGATCAGAGAACGGAAATCTGTCTCTCCCATATCGGAAGTTTCCATGATCTCCACTTCTGTATTGTCATCACGTAAGACACGTACGTCCAGTCCGAGTGACTGTAACTCTTTGAGCAATACCTTGAAGGATTCCGGAATTCCCGGTTCAGGAATATTTTCACCCTTGATGATTGCTTCGTATGTCTTCACACGTCCGATGACATCATCTGACTTCACAGTCAGGATTTCCTGCAGTGTGTATGATGCACCATAAGCTTCCAGTGCCCATACCTCCATCTCTCCGAAACGCTGTCCACCGAACTGAGCTTTTCCTCCTAATGGCTGCTGTGTAACCAGTGAGTAAGGACCTGTAGAACGTGCATGGATCTTGTCGTCTACCAGGTGGTGCAGTTTCAGATAATGCATGTGTCCGATGGTTACAGGGCTGTCGAAGTACTCACCCGTACGTCCGTCACGCAGGCGGACCTTACCATCTCTTGAAATTGGAACACCTTTCCAGAGTTTTCTGTGTTCTCTGTTGTCTGACAGATACTGCAGTACTTCCGGAAGAAGTTCTTCTTTATGTTTTGCTTCAAACTCTTCCCAGCTTAAGTTGACATAGTCATTAGCCAGATCAAGAGTATCCATAATATCAATCTCGTTTGCTCCGTCGAATACAGGAGTTGCGATATTGAATCCAAGTGCCTTTGCAGCCAGGGACAGGTGAATCTCCAGGACCTGACCGATATTCATACGTGAAGGCACACCCAGTGGGTTCAGCACGATGTCCAGAGGACGTCCGTTCGGAAGGAACGGCATATCTTCTACTGGAAGTACACGGGAAACGACACCCTTGTTACCATGACGTCCGGCCATCTTATCACCGACAGAGATCTTTCTCTTCTGAGCGATGTAGATACGAACTGACTGGTTTACTCCCGGTGACATCTCGTCTCCGCCTTCTCTTGTAAATACCTTGGCATCTACTACAATACCGTATTCTCCGTGAGGTACTTTCAGGGAAGTATCTCTTACTTCACGGGCTTTCTCACCAAAGATCGCACGAAGCAGTCTTTCTTCGGCTGTAAGTTCTGTCTCTCCCTTAGGAGTAACCTTACCTACCAGGATATCTCCGGCACGGACTTCAGCTCCGACACGAATGATACCTCTTTCATCCAGATTCTTCAGTGCGTCATCGCCGACACCTGGGATGTCACGTGTGATCTCTTCTGGTCCAAGCTTTGTATCACGTGCTTCTGCTTCATATTCTTCAATATGAATAGATGTATATACATCATCCTGTACCAGTCTTTCACTTAACAGAACGGCATCCTCGTAGTTGTAACCTTCCCATGTCATGAATCCGATCAGTGGGTTCTTACCAAGGCCAAGTTCACCATTTGATGTAGATGGTCCGTCTGCAATAACCTCACCTTTTTCTACTCTGTCGCCCTTGAAGACAATCGGTCTCTGGTTATAGCAGTTGCTCTGGTTACTTCTCTGGAATTTTGTTAATTTATATTTCTTCAGTTTTCCGTCGTCCTGACGAACTGTGATCTCTGTAGAAGTAGAACGTTCAACTGTTCCGCCTTCTTCAGCAACTACACATACACCAGAGTCAACGGCTGCTTTTTCTTCCATACCAGTTCCTACTACAGGAGCCTCTGTGAACAGAAGCGGTACTGCCTGACGCTGCATGTTGGATCCCATCAGGGCACGGTTCGCATCGTCATTCTGAAGGAATGGGATTAAGGCTGTAGCAACAGAGAACACCATCTTAGGAGATACGTCCATGTAATCGAACATTCTTCTTTCATATTCCTGTGTCTCTTCACGGTAACGACCAGATACATTCTTACGTACGAAGTGTCCTTCTTTATCTAACTGTTCGTTCGCCTGTGCTACATGGTAGTTATCTTCTTCATCCGCTGTCATGTATACAACTTCATCTGTAACTACCGGGTTTGTCGGATCATCGTGGTTGATCTTACGATACGGAGCCTCGATAAATCCATATTCATTGATTCTTGCATAACTTGCAAGGGAGTTGATCAGACCGATGTTAGGTCCTTCAGGTGTCTCTACTGGACACATTCTTCCATAGTGAGAGTAGTGTACGTCTCGAACCTCGAATCCGGCACGGTCTCTTGAAAGACCACCAGGTCCTAACGCTGAAAGACGTCTCTTATGAGTCAGCTCACCAAGCGGGTTGTTCTGATCCATGAACTGTGACAGCTGGGAAGATCCGAAGAACTCCTTCACTGCTGCAGTTACAGGCTTGATATTGATCAGGGACTGTGGAGAGATTCCCTCCATATCCTGTGTTGTCATTCTTTCACGAACCACTCTTTCCAGACGAGAAAGACCGATTCTGTACTGATTCTGAAGCAGCTCACCTACAGAACGGATACGTCTGTTACCCAGGTGGTCAATATCATCATCAGTTCCGATGCCATATTCCAGATGCATATTGTAGTTAATAGAAGCTAAGATATCTTCTTTTGTGATATGCTTTGGAATCAGATCATGGATATCTCTCTTGATCGCATCTTTTAACTCATCGATGTCTCCTGCTGTCTCCTCCAGGATTCCTGCAAGTACAGGATAGTATACCTGCTCAGTAACTCCTACTTCTTCCGGATCAACATCAACAACTGCGTCAAGGTCAACCATCATATTAGAAAGAACCTTGATCGGTCTTTCTGTTTCTTCTACGCTGATCCATACATATGGAACTGCGTTATTCTGAATTGTAGAAGCCAGTTCTCTTGTGATCTTTGTTCCGGCTTCTGCCAGTACTTCGCCTGTCATCGGACTTGCAACATCTTCTGCCAGGACATGACCGCTGATACGGTTCTTTAACGCAAGCTTCTTATTGAACTTGTAACGTCCTACTTTTGCAAGATCATAACGTCTTGGGTCAAAGAACATACTTGTGATCAGACTTTCAGCACTGTCTACTGCCAAAGGCTCACCCGGACGGATCTTCTTATATAATTCCAGAAGTCCTTCCTGATAGTTTGTTGCAGCATCCTTTTCAAAACTTGCCAGGATCTTAGGCTCTTCTCCGAAGAGTTCGATGATCTCTGGGTTTGTACCGATTCCTAATGCACGAATCAACACAGTGATCGGTACCTTTCTTGTTCTATCTACACGTACATAGAAAACGTCATTGGAATCCGTCTCATACTCCAGCCACGCACCACGGTTCGGGATTACGGTAGCTGAATACAGTTTTTTACCTAATTTATCATGTGCAATGGCATAATAGATACCAGGAGAACGTACTAACTGGCTGACGATAACACGCTCTGCACCATTGATTACAAAGGTACCTGTTCTTGTCATCAGCGGCAGATCTCCCATGAAGATCTCATGCTCATTGATTTCATCTGTCTCTTTATTGTGAAGTCTTACTTTGACTTTCAGAGGTGCTGCATATGTTGCATCACGTTCTTTACACTCATCAATCGTATATTTTACTTCATCTTCACACAAAGTAAAATCTACGAAATCCAGGCTTAATTTTCCACTGTAGTCTGTGATTGGGGAAATGTCATCGAACACTTCATTTAACCCTTCTTCCAGAAACCACTTGTAAGAATCTGTCTGAACTTCGATCAAGTTAGGCATCTGAACGACTTCTTTCTGTCGGGCATAACTCATTCGTGAACTTTTTCCGCTTTTAATAGGACGAATTCTGTTTTTCTCCATATTGACGTTTCACTCCTCATTTATTTTTCTGGCTGGGCTTTTTACCGCCCATATAACTTGCAGAGTCTCAAAAACAACGTATTTTTTGCTGTTTTTCATACGCAATCATGGCATAACTATCCACAATAGCGCATTTTTTACTATAGCATAAGCTTGTCAAGTATGTCAAGCAAATCTGTGTTATTTTTTCCGGTTTTTTTCAAGGCTTTGCCGGTACTGCTGAACATAAGAAAAAATCCGCTTTGCAGGCTCTTTCTTATATTCAGCATCCCTATAATACGAAAGGGCATCCCGTCACCGGAATGCCCTGATAATTCAATCAAACTCGAATTATTTAAGGTTAACTTCAGCACCTTCTGCTTCAAGTTTAGTCTTGATTTCCTCAGCCTCAGCTTTAGAAGCGCCTTCTTTGATTACCTTTGGAGCTTCGTCAACTAATGCTTTAGCTTCTTTCAGTCCAAGTCCTGTTACTTCACGAACAACTTTGATAACTTTAACCTTAGCTGCTCCTGCAGAAACTAATTCTACGTCGAACTCATCTTTCTCTTCTGCTGCTGCTCCACCTTCAGCTGCTGCTGCAACTACAACACCTGCTGCTGCGGATACACCAAATTCTTCTTCACAAGCTTTTACAAGATCATTTAACTCTAATACAGATAACTCTTTGATAGCTTCAATAAATTCTTCTGTTGTTAACTTTGCCATTTTATTTTCCTCCATTTTTCTTATTTTCTTTTTGAAATAAAATATTATGCTGCCATCAGCTTATTCAGCTGCTGGTGCCTCTGCAGCTTCTTCTGCTGCCGGAGCTGCTTCACAAGCATCTGCTCCACCTTTTTCTGCGATCTGATTGAGAACGCGTGCCAGGTTTGTGATAGGTGACTGTAAGCTTCCAAGTAATTTGGAAATAAGCTCGTCTCTTGAAGGGATCTTAGCAAGTTCATTTAATGCATCTGTATCATATAATGTTCCTTCAACCACACCTGCTTTTAATTCAAGGGCTTTTGCATTCTTTGCGAATTTGCAAAGGATTCTTGCTGGAGCTGTTGCATCATCTTTAGAAATTGCGATAGCGCTTGGTCCTTCTAAGTGCTCATCTAATGCTGCGAAATCAGTTCCTTCAAAAGCTCTCTTCATCATTGTGTTCTTACAAACTTTGTAGACAACGCCTGCTTCTCTTAACTGTTTACGCATCTCTGTATCTTCTGCAACAGTCAGTCCACGGTAGTCAACAAGGACAACGCTTACTGCGTCTTTCACGTCCTCTGCAATAGCCTGTACAACTGGTTGTTTTAATTCAACTTTTGCCACGAATGGTGCACCTCCTTGTAGATTTGTAAGTTTACACCGCCGATAGATATAAATGTAAAAAAACCTCTATATCCAAAGACATAGAGGTTGATAAGTCATACTTTAGTATCGATCTTTCCTCGGTAGGCGTCCGCATAAAATGTGTTCTTACGCTCTTTCAAGCACCTACTGTCTTCGGCAGTCCTTTAGTAGGTTATCATATACATACGTTATTGTCAAGAGGTTTTTTCATTTTTTTGTTTTTTCTTTTACGAAATTTTTTTCAGCACACCGATCTGCATTTGCTCTGCTCCATCTTTTATGTTATCCGGTCTTTTATGCTTCTACCACGGCCGCTTTCATCTTCTGCACATATTCTTTTACATACGCTACACAGTCTGCTCCATGCTCTGCTACGATCCTTACAATTGCCGATCCCACAATTACACCGTCTGAAAATGCCGCCATTTTTCTCCGCCCTCTACACTTTCCAACAGATAGTATCTTTTACTCACCGCCGCAATCTTGCGAAGAAGCGTGATCGGTGTGATAACATCTGCATAAATCTCTTTGCATACCGGAATTATGTGGTAGTCCGGTGCAAGTCTCATGATTTCTTCATATTCTGGATACATAGATATGATTCCTCCTTTAAGTTCTGATTGTCTTGCTGCCTGTGTATGGAAGTGTTGGAACGGATTGTATTTTTCCACAAAAAAAGCTTCTGTCCTTCTAAAGGGACAAAAGCTTAATATCATTCTAAAATATTCAGGTATAAAAAAACTCTGTATACAGCATCACATCTGTATACAGAGTTCTTTATTCATTATTATCTTGCGGATTAAACAAGCTTCATTGGGTTGATCTTTACACCAGGTCCCATTGTAGAAGTAAGAGTTACGCTCTTAAGGTACTGTCCCTTAACTGCTGCAGGTCTTACTTTGTTAATCGCATCAATAAGCGTCTGGAAGTTGTCTGTAAGCTGTTCTTCAGTAAAGCTTGCTTTACCTACTGGCACATGGATAATGTTTGTCTTATCAAGTCTGTACTCGATCTTACCAGCTTTGATTTCCTGGATAGCTTTTGTAACGTCCATTGTTACTGTACCAGCCTTCGGGTTTGGCATTAATCCCTTAGGTCCGAGTACACGTCCGAGACGTCCAACAACACCCATCATGTCTGGTGTAGCTACTACTACATCGAATTCAAACCAGTTTTCATTCTGGATCTTAGGAATGAGTTCTTCTCCTCCTACGAAATCTGCTCCGGCTGCTTTAGCTTCTTCTGCTTTAGCGTCTTTTGCAAATACAAGGATACGAACCTTTTTGCCAGTTCCGTGTGGCAGAACTACTGCTCCACGAATCTGCTGGTCAGCGTGACGTCCGTCACATCCAGTTCTGATATGAGCTTCAATAGTCTCATCGAATTTTGCTGTTGCAGTCTTTTTAACTAATGATACTGCGTCTGCTACATCGTAGAGTGTTCCTCTGTCGATTGTCTTCGCAGCTTCAACGTATTTCTTTCCTCTTTTCATTCTATAAACCTCCTAGTGGTATTGGCGGGATAACCCTCCCACATTAATCTTCATCAATTATTCTGTTACAGTTACACCCATAGAGCGGCATGTACCTTCTACCATGCTCATAGCGCTCTCGATTGTAGCAGCGTTCAGGTCAGGCATCTTTGTCTTAGCGATTTCCTCTACCTGAGCTTTTGTGATTGTAGCAACCTTTGTTTTGTTAGGCACACCTGAACCAGATTTGATGTTGCAGGCCTTTTTGATCAGAACTGCTGCCGGTGGTGTCTTTGTGATGAAGCTGAAACTTCTGTCATTGTAAACTGTGATAACTACAGGGATGATCATGTCTCCCTGATCTGCTGTCTTAGCGTTGAACTGTTTTGTAAATTCAACGATATTTACACCGTGCTGACCAAGAGCAGGTCCAACCGGTGGTGCCGGAGTAGCTTTGCCGGCTGGGATCTGTAATTTAATATAACCTTCTACTTTTTTTGCCATTTCAATTACCTCCTTGTGGTGATGGCGGGGAACATATAACGCCCCTCCCACTTACTGTTACATTTTCTTAACTTCTGCGAAACCAATTTCAACCGGGGTCTCGCGGCCGAAGAGCTCAACATTAATAGTAAGGCTCTGCTTCTGCATGTTGATAGACTGGATTACACCAACCGTATCCGCCCATGCTCCAGCGATTACCTGGACTGTGTCGCCCTCTTCGTAGTCCATGACTACTTCCTCTCTCTGGATTCCCAGAGGAGCCATCTCCGCATCTGTAAGCGGCACCGGCTTAGATCCAGGTCCGACAAATCCTGTCACACCTCTTGTATTACGAACAACGTACCATGTATCATCGTTCATAATCATGTGTATCAACACATAGCCTGGAAACATCTTTTTCTGAGATACTTTCTGGACACCGTTCTTCATCTCAACAACGTCTTCCAGCGGTACTCTTACTTCAAGGATCTGATCCTCAAGATGTCTGTTCTCGATTGTCTTATCAATGTTGGCTTTTACTTTGTTCTCGTACCCTGAATAGGTATGAACTACGTACCATTTTGCCTCTGACATAATCTCACCTTTCTTGTCCGTTTTGAGTTATTTAATTAATAAATCTACTCCGTACTGGGCGAAAAAATCTACAAGTGCGATAATCGCTCCCAGGACCACGGATACAGAAACAACCGCTGCCGTCTCTTTTGCAACTGTCATCTTGTCTGGCCACACGATCTTCTTGAATTCTCTGTCAAGACCCTTGAACCAGCTCTCCTTCTGAGTTTTCTTACTACTCATCGACATTCACTCCTTCTTGCGGCGATTATTTTGTCTCTTTGTGCAATGTGTGTTTCTTACAGAATCTGCAGTACTTCTTGGTTTCCATACGTTCCGGATGAGATTTCTTATCCTTTGTCATGTTGTAGTTACGCTGCTTGCATTCTGTACACTCCAATGTGATTCTTGTACGCACAACTTCCACCTCGCTTTATAATCTTAGTTAACGTGTTTCGTGGCAACTTGCGATGCTGCCCGATTTTAGGCATAAAAAAAAAGCCTACTTCCATTCGCCCGAATATCGTATCATATCCAGGCTTAAAAAGCAAGCCTTTTCCTATATTATTTTCGCGAAAATTTATTTATTAAAACACTTTATCCGTAACTGCCAAACTATTTATTGCGATTCCCTGTACCAGATACTTCCCGGATTCACTGTACGAAGCTGATAGTTTCCGTCTTTATAAACGAATTCGGCACTCATCTGCGAACTTCCATCCACCGTTCCGTTCATATTGCCAACTGTAACATCTTCTTTCTGATATGTTACTCTATAATCATAAGACAACGTTCCTCTCACAACTCCGGTCACACCACTGATCACATATTTTCCTTCATAATTATCAGTTGTTATCTGATCCGCTTTATAACCATCTTTTGAACTTAACTGTTCTTTCAGATCATCATAGAATTCTTTATTCTCTTTTTCATATTTTGAATTCTTTTCAAATAACCCTGATATTTGTGAGAATGATTTTTCTTCTTTTGCCGCTTTGATATAACTGTTCAGAATTTCTTTCATTTTCTTATCCAGCTTCTTTTTCCCGCTTTGTGATACTTTCATTTTAGAGATTGTTGTACTTCCCTTATCGGATGCTTTGAATTCTGATTTATACGTCTTAAACCACGGAACGTCTATCCTTATCTTATGATCTCCTTCAAACAACGATATTTTATATTGATCCAGGCCATCGGAATCATCTTTTATCTTATCGTTTTTTGTAAGCTTCGTTCCATCGATCCAGGCCGTCGATCCAGCCGGAATATAAAGGTTAAAATCATTTGCGATCATCTTGTCCGAAGATACCTTCCAGTTTGCAAATAACAGCAGTCTTTGTCTCTTTTGCTTTTGCAGAACAACGGTTTCTTTGTTCTTACCTTGAGTTTTCGTCTTGTATTCGACCGTAAATGCCCTTTGTTTTCCTCCGGACTCTATCTTTATCTGGCGATTTTCCTTCGTCTCTTTTATCTGATAATCCTCTACACCGATAACGGCATTCTTCTTCATATATGTTGCATATTCATCTTGTGTTGCATATCCATTCTTCGGAAGATCAGACAGATGTCCCGTCTTTTTCCAGTCTTCCTTTACATAAGCCTTACAGTAACGTTCCGCCACTGCTTCCGGACGTCCATAGTAACTTTCAAAAATGCAAAATGCCGCAAATACAGCGGCTCCTGCCACAATTCTTTTCACAGCCTTCTTCTGCTTCGCTGTCAGATCTGACCAGGAATGCTTCTCTTTGATAAACTTCGGTATACGGCTTGGATCCTTCCCTTCACGCTCACGTTTTATCTTTTTTTCTTTGCGTTTTCTTTCCCATGACTGAAGGATCTCTTCATATGCATCTTCTTCCGGAACATCTTCATATTCTCTTTTCTTTTTTATAAAATCTCCGATATCACCGGTAAACATCCGTGTCGGCTCATCCGCCTCTTCCTCTGTCTTCTCTCCGATCATAAGCGTCGGCTCACTGACACCTTCAGTTTCATCCAAATGACTCTGTTCTTTACCGGATCCTTCTTTTAACTTGATCTTCCGGTGAAGTTCCTGCTCCAGTTCCTGTCTTGTAACTTCTTCTATCATCCGGTCCAGGTTCTCAGGAATTGTAAGCTGTTTTTTCATCTGTTCCTGCTCTGTGTCTGTATCCTCATCTTCTTTTCTTTCTTCTTTTTTTTCTTCTTGCAGGAATACCTCTTTTTCTTCTTTCTCATCAGGATTAAGTAACTTCTTCGCTTCATCAATTACTTTTTCTGATTCTTCTTCGATCTCCTGATCGGAAAATTCTGTCTTCGGGGCTTCTTCAAGCTCATCCAGGTCACTGTATAATGTTTCCTCTTTTGATTCGGGAAGCCGCATTCCGCAATAATTACAGAATCTGGCATCGTCTGGATTGTTAGTCTTGCAATTCGGGCATTGACGCATAGAGCTCCTCCTTTTCAAATCACATTTTACATTATCATAACATTTTCTTTCTCTTAAATATAATAATACAGGTAATCATAACCACAACGCTTAAGATGATCACTCCCGGATATCCGTGCTTTAGTTCCGGCATATTATGGAAATTCATTCCATACCAGCTGGTGATGAGTGTAAGCGGGAAGAAAATCGTTGATATTACGGTCAGAAACTGCATGTTGTTATTCTGCTGGGCATCTACCTGCGCCTTATAAGCATCCCTTACCTGCTGGGCATATTCCAGAAGCTGCGATGCTTTACTCATCAGTCTGTCTGCACGGTCCGAGATAACACCGAAATATTTCACCTGTTTCTTGGCAAAGAAACCATTTTCATTCTCTTCGAGCTGTTTTCCCATGTCCATGATCTCATCATAATAACTGCGGAGTGTCAAAAGTTCACGTCGGATCGGCATGATCGCATTCTGGAATCCCTGGATCTTTCCGTCCATGACACCTTCTTCCAGATCCATGATCCGTTTCTCATAATGTCCCAGAAGTTCCAGATCCCGGCTTATGAATTCCAGCATAAAATTATAGATGAATTTTTCTTTCGATTCTCCCTGTCTCGTCTTCTTCCTCTTAATTCTGCGGATCAGACGGTAAGAAAATTCATCATCGTCCACAATCACGATACGATGACGGTTGATAAAAAATAAGATCTTGTATCGTTCTCCCAGAATATCCAGAAGCTTTGGAATACAAAGAGAACCCGCAAGACATTCCTGCTGAGTCTCCATCTTACAAAATCCTACATCTTTCAGATTGATCTCTCCTTCATACTGCATGCCGGCCTGTTCCAGGCAGTCTCTGGCAGTCTGCGATGTCGCCAGAAATACCGATGGTCTGTCCTTCTCCATGATTTCTTCCTGATATTCCTGCAGCGTTTCTCCTAATACGTATCTCATGCCTTCACCATCCTCGTTTGTTCATCCTGTTTTACTTCTTGCATTATAACACTAACTTGGAATTCTAGCACATATTCTCCTGCTGTTTTTCAAAATCCCGTAAATCTTATGTAAAATCTTGTCACAACACATGCATGGCAATAGAAAAATCCGGCAAGCCTCACAAAAAGCCGCCGGATTTTTACTTTTAACTACATTTACAATTAGAATAATCCTGTAATTCTTCCTTCATCATCTACATCGATTCTCTCAGCTGCCGGAACTTTCGGAAGTCCAGGCATAGTCATGATATCTCCTGTCAGAGCTACGATAAATCCGGCACCTGCGGAGACTTTCAGGTTACGTACTGTAATGTCAAAGTCTGTCGGTGCTCCCAGTTTCTTCGGATCGTCTGTCAGACTGTACTGTGTCTTCGCCATACAGATCGGTGCATTGCCAAATCCAAGATCTGTCAGTTGTTTTGCCTGCTTCTGGGCTGCTGCGGTAAGAACCACTTTATTTCCACCATAGATTTTCTGTACGATCTGGTTCAGTTTATCTTCGATCGTTCCTTCCAGTTCATAAGCATAGTGGAAATCACTCGGCTCATCACACAGACGTACCACTTCTTCTGCAAGCTTCAGGCCGCCTTCGCCGCCTTTTGCCCATACTTCGGACAGCGCAACATTGACTCCGACTTCTTTACATTTTTCTTCTACCAGATCCAGTTCTGCTTTGGTATCTGTCGGGAATGCATTGATCGCAACCACACATGGAAGACCGTATACATTCTTAATATTGCTGACATGCTTCATCAAGTTTGGAATACCTTTTTCCAGTGCTTCCAGATTCTCTTCATTCAGATCCGGTTTTGCAACGCCTCCATTATACTTCAGCGCTCTTACCGTTGCTACAATGACTACTGCATCCGGTTTGATGCCAGCCATACGGCACTTGATATCCAGGAATTTCTCAGCTCCTAAGTCCTCTCCGAATCCGGCCTCTGTAATCGCATAGTCTGCAAGCTTCATTGCCATTCTTGTTGCTGTCAGTGAGTTGCATCCATGTGCGATATTGGCAAATGGTCCACCGTGTACGATTGCAGGTGCATGCTCCAGTGTCTGAACAAGGTTCGGTTTCAGAGCATCCTTTAACAGCGCACACATCGCTCCCTCTGCATGCAGATCATGTGCGGTAACCGGTTTCTGCTCTGCGATCTTGCCATAAGTGTAACCTACGATGATCTTTCCAAGTCTTTCTTTCAGATCTGCGATATCCTTTGACAGACACAGGATCGCCATGATCTCAGAAGCGACAGTGATATCATATCCGTCTTCTCTCGGCACACCATTGACTCTTCCGCCAAGTCCGTCTGTGACGAAACGGAGCTGACGGTCATTCATATCGACACATCTCTTCCATACGATCTTTCTCGGATCAATATTCAAATCATTTCCCTGATAAATGTGATTGTCGATCATGGCTGCCAGTAAGTTATTCGCAGCTCCAATCGCATGAAAATCTCCTGTGAAATGAAGGTTGATATCTTCCATCGGTACAACCTGTGCATATCCGCCGCCAGCTGCTCCACCCTTCATACCGAATACCGGTCCGAGAGATGGCTCACGCAGTGCTACCACAGGTTTCTTACCCATTTTCTGAAGTGCATCTGCAAGACCTACGGTTGTTGTTGTC from Dorea longicatena harbors:
- a CDS encoding zinc ribbon domain-containing protein, which translates into the protein MRQCPNCKTNNPDDARFCNYCGMRLPESKEETLYSDLDELEEAPKTEFSDQEIEEESEKVIDEAKKLLNPDEKEEKEVFLQEEKKEERKEDEDTDTEQEQMKKQLTIPENLDRMIEEVTRQELEQELHRKIKLKEGSGKEQSHLDETEGVSEPTLMIGEKTEEEADEPTRMFTGDIGDFIKKKREYEDVPEEDAYEEILQSWERKRKEKKIKREREGKDPSRIPKFIKEKHSWSDLTAKQKKAVKRIVAGAAVFAAFCIFESYYGRPEAVAERYCKAYVKEDWKKTGHLSDLPKNGYATQDEYATYMKKNAVIGVEDYQIKETKENRQIKIESGGKQRAFTVEYKTKTQGKNKETVVLQKQKRQRLLLFANWKVSSDKMIANDFNLYIPAGSTAWIDGTKLTKNDKIKDDSDGLDQYKISLFEGDHKIRIDVPWFKTYKSEFKASDKGSTTISKMKVSQSGKKKLDKKMKEILNSYIKAAKEEKSFSQISGLFEKNSKYEKENKEFYDDLKEQLSSKDGYKADQITTDNYEGKYVISGVTGVVRGTLSYDYRVTYQKEDVTVGNMNGTVDGSSQMSAEFVYKDGNYQLRTVNPGSIWYRESQ
- a CDS encoding CorA family divalent cation transporter, whose amino-acid sequence is MRYVLGETLQEYQEEIMEKDRPSVFLATSQTARDCLEQAGMQYEGEINLKDVGFCKMETQQECLAGSLCIPKLLDILGERYKILFFINRHRIVIVDDDEFSYRLIRRIKRKKTRQGESKEKFIYNFMLEFISRDLELLGHYEKRIMDLEEGVMDGKIQGFQNAIMPIRRELLTLRSYYDEIMDMGKQLEENENGFFAKKQVKYFGVISDRADRLMSKASQLLEYAQQVRDAYKAQVDAQQNNNMQFLTVISTIFFPLTLITSWYGMNFHNMPELKHGYPGVIILSVVVMITCIIIFKRKKML
- a CDS encoding formate--tetrahydrofolate ligase, coding for MKTDIEIAQECTMEPITEVAERAGIPEEYLEQYGKYKAKIDYNFLKKSDKKDGKLILVTAINPTPAGEGKTTTTVGLADALQKMGKKPVVALREPSLGPVFGMKGGAAGGGYAQVVPMEDINLHFTGDFHAIGAANNLLAAMIDNHIYQGNDLNIDPRKIVWKRCVDMNDRQLRFVTDGLGGRVNGVPREDGYDITVASEIMAILCLSKDIADLKERLGKIIVGYTYGKIAEQKPVTAHDLHAEGAMCALLKDALKPNLVQTLEHAPAIVHGGPFANIAHGCNSLTATRMAMKLADYAITEAGFGEDLGAEKFLDIKCRMAGIKPDAVVIVATVRALKYNGGVAKPDLNEENLEALEKGIPNLMKHVSNIKNVYGLPCVVAINAFPTDTKAELDLVEEKCKEVGVNVALSEVWAKGGEGGLKLAEEVVRLCDEPSDFHYAYELEGTIEDKLNQIVQKIYGGNKVVLTAAAQKQAKQLTDLGFGNAPICMAKTQYSLTDDPKKLGAPTDFDITVRNLKVSAGAGFIVALTGDIMTMPGLPKVPAAERIDVDDEGRITGLF